A region of Novipirellula artificiosorum DNA encodes the following proteins:
- a CDS encoding ECF-type sigma factor gives MLDVTQILHQLENGDPSAADQLLPLVYDELRRLAAAKLNHEKPGQTLQATALVHEAYVRIVDQTTPQKWDGRGHFFAAAAEAMRRILVERARQKARPKHGGDRHRVVLDEACRDELPSPIDTLAIHEVLQQLELIEPDKATLVKLRYFAGFSVDEAADSLGISRATAKRHWAFAKAWLYARLSDEQE, from the coding sequence ATGCTCGACGTCACTCAGATTCTCCATCAACTCGAAAACGGCGATCCCTCGGCGGCGGATCAACTGCTGCCGTTGGTCTACGACGAGCTGCGGAGACTTGCGGCGGCGAAATTGAATCACGAGAAGCCCGGCCAGACGCTGCAGGCAACGGCGTTGGTTCACGAAGCGTACGTGCGGATCGTCGACCAAACGACGCCACAGAAATGGGATGGGCGGGGACACTTTTTCGCAGCAGCGGCCGAAGCGATGCGGCGGATTCTAGTGGAGCGAGCTCGACAGAAGGCACGGCCGAAACACGGAGGGGATCGACATCGGGTCGTTCTCGACGAAGCTTGCCGCGACGAGCTTCCATCCCCAATCGATACACTGGCCATCCACGAAGTTCTTCAGCAGCTTGAACTCATCGAGCCCGACAAGGCGACGCTGGTCAAGCTCCGCTACTTTGCCGGTTTTTCGGTCGATGAAGCGGCCGATTCGCTAGGAATATCGCGTGCCACTGCGAAAAGGCATTGGGCCTTCGCCAAGGCTTGGCTGTATGCGCGACTGAGCGATGAGCAGGAATGA